Genomic DNA from Prunus persica cultivar Lovell chromosome G1, Prunus_persica_NCBIv2, whole genome shotgun sequence:
TTGCAGATACTTCATTGACTTCTCCTCCTACATACAGACTACAGTCCCAGTCCCTGGGAAGGAACTGAACTATGTAACTATGTTTgtgtattttaaataaataaatgcataTATTCATAGCCACCACCTTAGACCGGACAAGCTACCTTAGCATGTTTCTGTCTTTACAAGTTAGCTATCTATCACAGCACGCCATTTAAAGAGTTGAGAAGCAAGATGGCTAATCTTATTCTTACTTGATCGGCTGGGTGTGGGTCAAATCAAATTCCATTCTTTAATTTGCAATTAATTGAGGTACAGTAAATCAAGGTGTTAATGTGAATCATCACAGATTCACAGTTGAAGAAATCTTGTCTTACAAGCAATTTACctacttcattttttttatccgTGTtatgaacaaaacaaaagcatgcATTATTGGAATATTTattctgtttttcttctctctcttctgtcTTTCAAGTCTTAATTTCCCTctcaaattaataatattagaCTGCAGACTgttgtttccttttgttttatcCCTTACACAGTTTTGTTGCCCTCACATCACAGATTCACAGGGGGTCCAATCCAACAATTAACAACGAACAACATGTCTGTGCAGATTGAGTCAGCCAGTGGGCTCTAAAATCACTTCACAATCAAGAATTCTAATGCCTCTCTAATGTCTCTAATGTCTAAATTCTTAAGTGCAACCTCAAACAAGGGTTTATGCTGATTCCTAAACCCTTTCTCtggaatgaatgaatgaatggaTGGATGGAGCTTGCAGTCCGTGTCCGTGTCCATGTTCATGCCCCATGTCGACGGGATTATTAGGGACCACCTCACAATATAAAGCAATACTCATTGATTATCATCAAAAAGTAGCTAATCCAGCTGACATCCGACAGCTCCTTCCCTACTAAACAACAACTTTACTAACGATAATTTTTCcgaccaaaaacaaatatcttcttctttttctttttttgtttcttaattaaaaaaatattttcttccttttttgtcagaaaaaaattatcttgtaTCGTACTGCCACTTTTCTTGATATGTGCATCAGAAATTGTGCCTGTCTGTCCGTCAAACACAATAATATCATACACAAGGGTCTCTTTAGTCATCGGAAAATACATTGCAATTTGTGGTATACAGACATTCGCCCAACATGTTCAAACTGCTGAGTGAGTGCCCTCTTATTAATGATTGTATTTTAAAAGATAATTTATCCACGAGCTTCCGTCAGTTGCTAAAACTTTGGAAAACATATTCCATCATCAGCTGATTAAACGCACTTTAAATTTGCTTTGTAGGATTTTAATCAAGTTAGTAAAATTCGATAACAACTTGTCAGAAAAGCATTGACGTGGATGCCCCCCaccaaaacaataataaatcaTATCAAATCAGCTGATGCAAAAAGCAAGCCAAGTTGATTACACAAAACACCATTATTATCATTATTGTGTTTGTGATGCAGGCAGCCGCaggagggagaggagagagggtCGATGGATTGCTTATTTGCACACCCAACCTTGTTCTTGTCTATCATATCATGACATGACAAACCTCCACGTTACTTTCTCATTCGCGTCCTAGAATTGGACCTTTGCTTACATTCTCTAGTGTCCTTGTGGCCACACACACTGGTGTTTTTATCCTATTCTCTGTCCCCTCCCCTTCCTTCCCCTTTCTCATCAACCACTTGATGACCAAAATTGGCCTGCCCCGCCAAGGAaactactaattaattaagaagatGTTCTGACAAATAATCTAACCAAAAGGCTTTTTGCTTGCGTGGGTTGGTTTGGTTCCATCCACGTCTTCAATAAGAAGCCCACATACAAAAGCCCACGAGTACgaccattaattttttattttattttaacccATCCGACTCTTCACTACAGTCTACAGTACGAGTAAGATCCTGCATGCCTACTCAATACATGTAACACAGTTGCTTTCTTATGATTTCAACTCAAATTCATTGTTTTGAAGGCAAAACTCCCAGCCCGAATTCAATCAATAAGATTGAACCGTGACAACTTTTAATAGTCAACAAAGTAGAGCCAGCCTGAAGTAGAGTTCATTGTTCATCCAGTTAAAATTTACTGGACAACGACAAATATTTACAAGCAGTAGCAGGACACTAGTACAGAATCAAGAGATAAGGCAATACAAACTTACTCAAGTTCATTCCAATTCTGGGTCAACTCCTAGAAAATGATTTTGTACAACTTAAATGGAAGATAATGGACAACACCGTCTGCACCATGCCCGTATAACCTATGAATTTCAACTCCTTTGCCTGTAGTGGCTAACTACAAACTAGGATTACTCTGCTGTGTAACAATTTTATGAACCAACTTGGACTACTTCCAAACAACTACGTTAATGTTAAGACTAGTCGGTATGATTCTgcgaaaatttaaaaataaaaattgcacAACTCAAAGTACagccaagaaaacaaaaaacttcaTTCTTCAATAAATATAACGTAATtgcgcaaaaaaaaaatttttgatAGAAATTAAAACATCACATATCAATCACTAGGCTACTTTTAGCAAGGGAACAAAGGAACCTGGTGAGTGACTTTTCAGCACTCACTCTTGCTGCATCTTTCGCTCCCCCATTCTCCTCTGAATTGACTTTGTCTTCCAAACCTGAATGCACTCGACGGACAAGTTTTCGCAATTCCTGTAAGTGAGGCTAACATTAGAAATAaagagcaagaaacagaaacaatgatcccttaggacgctcgaACAACCGGTATGAGACTTAATAAGCTGGTGGTTCAAGCGCATGCTAGTGCCCTCATGAAGGGGTTTTTAGTGGAAAGTCACTTAACCAAACTTAAAAATAGCAAGCATGGCGTTAAACTTACCTGGCGGTCAAACTCAACATTCGAAATTGAATATACTTCATTGGTGATCTGAACGTCCTTATTGATCAGACCGTCAAACCATCTGGTAGCTACATCAATGTGAGAACCCTGCAATCGATGCTCAAATAATAAGATTAAATATGTCTGTAAACTACTTAGGAAGCTTCAGCAAACTTTGTTGCACAGTTTCAAACTTAGTATCAGTATCAtacctcttcttcctcctcataATCAGTTTCTTCCGCTTCTTCTTGCTCCTCATTATCATCAATGCTCAATGTCTCTGGACCAGATAAAGCTTGCAGCTTACTTTCGTCACTGTCTTTTGTAGCCTGAATTAAAGCATCCATCAAATCCGGCTCCACTTCTCGCAGCATTTTTCCTTTACACAAATTGAATGCACTTTGGTAAGATAAGATCACAGAACGTATAGATGCAAGAAATGATTGGCTTAAACAGATTCAAGTTTTCTGTTACTGACATTTGACTTGACTTGTTCATGACTAACAGTTGCCAATTTGaaactcaaaaagaaaaaagcactGCTCAAACATAACAACATAGGAGTTCGATTCATTTACATAAGAAAGTTGAAGCCTAATTTAGTTTCTAGGCACGGCACAAAGTTTTTACGCATACCAATATAATTGAACTGCCTTCTCTTCCCTTCTCGGACATCAGGTCCAAATTTCTGCGACAATAACACAAACAGCTTAGCTTCAACAAACAAATCACTAGCTAATACTTGTCTGAAACAGCCAAGAATAAACTAACCAAAAAGTTCAATTACAGGGGCGGCACCTTCACTAAAATCAGAGCATCCAGCACGTCTTGGTCCAGAGAAGCCACTCTACCATCCCCAACACCGTAATTATACGTTAGACTAAAATAGCTTAGCTAATTTtacaaataaatgaataaaattttcaattttgagttACCTGAGAATGCGTTTGATTTGAGGGGTGGAGAAGGAGGAGAGGTCCATAGCCCAGCGGACCGCACGGCGGGCGTGGCGCTTCAACTCGTTGCGGCTCTTATATGTAACCGAATCCGAATCCGAACCCGAACCCGAACCCGAACTGCCGATGTTAGCATCTTGGTAGTCGGAGGGTCTGAGTCCGCGTAACAATTTATGGACGCCGCGAGTAGCCAAGTGCACTTTCGTCAAAGAGAAACGATGGGAACCAGTTTTGGTGGTTACTGGAAGTAAAGGCGAGTAGAGAAGATGATGGAAGGTACAGCAATGCTGCTGCAGCACCGGCCATTGCCTTACAAGAAGCCGTCCCATTTGAGCCATCGCTCCCCCTTTTTTCCTCTTGCAGCTTGTTGCTATACCACACCACAGCACTGTATAATATAATTTActtatattttcctttttttataaattgaatcATACAAGTAAAGCTACGGCCCGGCCCAGTATTAAAGAGTTCAAACAGCGGATGTTTCAGTTGGGCTCTCATCATGCAGCAGCCCATAGTTCCAATTTCCATGATCGAATTTTAACTCATAACcgaaattgaattaaaagttatttattttccattgCAAGGGtgtagttatttatttatctatgCATCCTCTCTCCGTTGTTCAATATTTATTCaagaatatatattgaaaatataaaaataaactgaTCTTTATAAAAATGATCCATCCCAAAAGTAGATCTTACAAGTTACAAGCTGATATGAAATTGGGGGAATACAAATACCCAGAATTTTCAGGCTGTAAAAAATGGCGCCTTCAGCTTACAGTAAAAGGATCTTAGCTAGACATTGATCACTATATTTTATGTACACACAAACGCACGAGGCTAGCTAGCAGTTTGTCACATCACATCAAACGGACAGGCACCGCTGCAGCCTTTCCAGTTGATTAATTTCCCCTGATGAAATTAATTAGCTTGTGCTAATTAATGATTTATCCATATGTAAATGTCTGCAATCTACCAGCACTGGTCGGTTTCCCATCTCCGGCCAGCTGCCGACGCTGACATTGTTGTTGCGTACGAATAAGAAGAGCGTGGCCGACTGATCAACATCATGCGGTCGTAATCCGCGCGCTTTTGGGCATCAGACAGAGTGGAGTAAGCTTCGTGGACTTTCATGAACTCGTCCGCCGATGTTTGACCGTCAGTGGCAACGTCCGGGTGTACGACTCTCGCTAACTTACGGTAAGCAGACTTGATCTcctgacacgtggcgcttgTGTGAATCCCGAGTACCTCGTAGAGTGAGGAGCTTGATCCAGTACGGGTGCGTGGCCTGTCGACGGTGGATGTGCAGGAGGCGGAGACGCGAAGCGGACGGTATGTGATAGAAGAGGGAGGAGAACGAAGGCTGTCGTTGGCAAATCCTGCGGCGGAGAAAAGAGGGGAGGAGCAAGTGAAGGATGAGGATGAGATGGAagtcatttttaaaatctttgaaatttgattggaggagaggaagagtttgagttttcgtTGTCTTGCGTTGCTTGACGAAGTTATGAATGGAGCGGTGGGTGATTTGTGATTTTATAGACAATGGGCGGACAAAAGGCGGATAAGGTAAACAAACCATGGTTAAATGTGGGGTGGGTTAACGAACTGTAGTATAGGCTTATCCAGTGGTATCTGGACTGTGCTGACTCAGCGAAACGTCGGTGTGCATTGTCCAGGAATCTTAGACAGCACATGTCGCTGCAGTTTTGTTTGGCTTGGCGTTTGACTAGATTTTGTATGTATGAGCAGGATGGCAAACGCCAACAACACGTACGCGGAAACGAACTACATGGACTCATATAttgaccaattaaaaaagCAAAACCTGACTTTAATTTGAATTCATAGCAATTAAATGACACTCCACATGCCCTTTACTTAGACAAgtgtttcatttcatattaGCCATCGAACAATAAAATACGAACTAGAGctattttcattcattttagGCACGGTTCAAGAACTTAAGAGTttcaaaaacaatttgaatcTCTTGGTTTAAATTTAAGTGAATTGGGAGAAATATGTTATGAATTTGGCTCGAATATATCAgaataaatagaaattgaatgtattattgaaatgctcataattaaaaacaataaaaataaaattaacaaaactaaaactacataaatcaaaatgataaaatagGCAAGCTAtatgggagaaaaaaaatatcttatcAAACACTGTCCATCTTTCTAAGTTACATTTAATCatataaaaagtatttaaGTTTGAAACTAACTAACGAACAAGAAGCGCAAAAAGGTCAATtaatgcaaaaaataaatggaaataaaataaataaaaagttttggAAGAACGCGGTTTGTTGAGATGGTGGATTGGAAGGCAGGCAAGAGGCAGTGAGGAGGAGGCCCACATGGTATAGCCCACCCAACCACGGCGCAACCACTGTAAAGCAATGTAAACGACGGGCGACCCACTTCGGCGGCATGTGGATTTAGAGTTACCGACGTGCGGAAACAACGGCAGTATGTATGGGACCCACCCACCCTTCGTTAGTATTCAAGTTGGATTTGACCATCCACATCAGATTTTGGAAGTCTGTCGTCCATCCATCATGTACGAGCATGACCAATGGCAATGGCAATGACCACCACGtatgatataatttttttattttatgggaaaattcaaattaaattaggatAAGACCTAAGTACGTTCCTGTCGAGCTTAGGATAAGACTAAAGCCACGTCAACGACAGAGCCTGACTGTGACTCGAACCCAGCTGGCAGTTTTAATAGACTTCaaagtcctttttttttcttctttttactgattatatatttttttttggtcgggTTTACTCGTTAGATATAAGTAATTTATTTGTACAAATACAGTAGATTTGATTCTATCTACCATTCATTGTAATACCtatttattttacatataaatatgtataagAGTATTCACAatcatgttttttattttttaattaaaattaaattaaaaatatataaatattattttaagaactctttataaaatttgaatttcaatcaTGCTCTCCAGTTTAGAGAGTCATAAATgttaaaaatttttttttaattggtccatctctactataaaataatataaaaaatcaatggCGGATCCATGATTCAAAAGTCAAGTAGGCGAAACTTACCTTAAAAACTCAATGATACGAGTGAATttcattcataaaaataaaaatatacacCTAGTCAGGGGGGACGTAATGATCCTTACCCTCAAATATGCATatctatacataaataaaagcttaataacaaaaaaataaaacaaaaaataaaaaaatgcaatgcaacacAAAACTAAACTTTTAAATCTAAAACTTTACCCTATGAGACTTCGAAATCTTAAATTCCTCAATTATCTCTGCATTATCGATACTATTAGCAAACTCTCTTTCAATGTGAAGGATCATACAGTCAGCAAGGAATTCATCAGCTATGGTGCTCcgaagtttatttttaataattctcATACATGAAAAAGCTCGTTCTGTTCCATTGTTGCTGTAGAAACAGGAAGAGTCGACACCAACTGAATCAACTTGTAAAGCAAATGGTAGTTTTCTACCAAAGTTGTTTCCACCAATTGTTCACATAACTGAGGAAAAGTGGTGATTCCTTAAAGTAGGGAAGGCGatgtatatcattttgaaaatacatcaactcaatttttaaaactttcaAGTCACTTTGAATGAAATCATCAAGATATAATTTCTCAGCAAGTTTACATAGATGCTCAATATTGAATGACTTGAAGGAATTACGATGATCCAATGCTGAGCTAAGAATAAGAAGTTCAACTATTTGCTTTGGAAATCTGTCATTTAACTCCCTCAACATGCAATCTGTCACATCATTAAACACATCAACGCGATAGTAATGTTCAACTGTAACAAAATCTTTTAGGAATAACCCAATAGCAGAAGATAATTAAATAGgagaaaataagaagaatACTTGTTTCCTCGTATATGAGAAGAGAAGGGGCTGTCGACAATTGCACAGCCAAGACTGTTGAGAAGAAGCTGCCGATTGTCTAGAATTGCACAGCCAAAAGCTATTTGACTGCTTATAAGTTATAttcctcctttttttaaagtttaacTGGGCCATTCCATAACACTACGTCTCGAATGGATCGAacctataataataaaatcttgttatttaattaatgataataaaattatgttgggaggttcacatttttctttaaCATGAAGAAGGTTGAGAAAAACTTGTACATCATGGGGTAGGAACTTTTGAGAGgttcaaccaaaaaagaaaaaagaaaaaaaggaacttTTGAGAGGATACATAGTGGGAAAGTGTCATTATAGAATTGAATTCCACTTAAAATCACATACATGCAAGTTGTGggaggattggatttcatgtGTTGGTTGGTCATATTGTAATACAAAAGTTAGCATTTTAGTAGAAATCAGGGCAAATGCATGAACTATGATAACTAATAATTCATTTCATAATTGATGCTTTAACATTCAGATGTTAGCTTAATTATTGGCTACGCTACATAATAGAGGAAGGGcattttagaaataaaataataatattcaaaCGTAGTTGACTCATATAATGATTATATAAGGAAAAACAATGGGTTGACATAAAGTGGAAAGAATAAAACCATCATCTAACCTAGCATTCATTTGAAAGAGCAAAGCATGTGCATGGATGGAGTGTTGGGTTAGGAGACAATGGGCGGTGGGAGTGATATGGACTCTGACTCAGGCTGAAGCTAGCAgcaacatatatttgatggaTCGATGCATTCATTAAAAAGACGAGTAAGACAGCACTGAATTATGcatttgaggaatttgataACATTTGTGATCTGATTCTGATCCCCAAAGCCGAAGCCCCGCACGTGAGGAACCCCAACATTTATCTCGATAATACAACTTACTGACTCATAGTTTGCGCCCCCCtccctctctgtctctctctgaaTACTTTCAGTTTGAGTCTCTGTGGCCGTGGAGCTGTTGTGTCTGTCTTgttccataattttttatgttcaATAGCTAGGCAGCGGAAGATGTGCCGCAATTAAATTTGAGCGGTGCGACGTGTCAGAAAGCTGGTAAGTGTGTGAGTGATGATGAAGCAAATCACCGATCACTGCTTTTActaaacacaaaagaaaactatATGATTATCTCCCTTGAATCCATGAGATGAGACCCCACCACGTAGATCACCCACGGGCTTAAGTTAAGAAACATTTGTTCCACATTTAGGCCTACTAGGATGAACAATTGCCAACCCAAAACTCTATAGGCCCAAACTAAGTTTACAAGGCCCGTACGCAGggtccaccaccaccactaccccCAACACGTCaatgtttgtttatttgttttttaattcaatgttttttttgggggcaAAATTAGGAAGGGGTAGGGGAAACTCACACACGTGTACCATGGTAACTTGATCTCATGACCACTTAGGAGCACACTAAAAGCCTGAATCAATTCAACTAATACTCTattgatgaattgaattgtatgtatgtgtataaCAATTTAAAAAGATGTTCCTCAATGCGGTCTAGTCCATTAGAAAATGACAATAATTTGCAAACTAGTGGTCTCATCAAGATCGAACTTCCATGGTATCTTTGTAGAATATGTGTGAGAAACTCCTCTCTTCTTGTAGTTTAGACAATctcttgtattaaaaaaaaattaaatattacatTTGAACTGATGGTCCAGTGTTGTGGTGGAACACTCGAGGAATGTGGACTGTGAGGAGGTACCACAGAAGGCTGCAGAGAATTAATGGAAGAAGAGCTATggtattattattgttgttattAGTAATTATGCATACGATATAGGCGCGAATAAAAGAGttggagggagggagagagagccaCAATATGAAGCTCCCTCCCAGTTCCTTTCCCCTTTACACTAATCTCAGTAGCTAAATCATAGTTGAAACCTGGTGGAATGGAAGAGCTTAAATTAACTTTGTATTGTTGTACGTGTCCTGACTAATTGATGCAAAATCTCATTCCTCGACGATCTAAAATCTTGTAGAACTATGGATTTTTCTCACCATCTTAATTAAATGATCTGTGGAATATGGATCTCACCACCAGTTAAATAAAATAGAGTGGAACAAGATACGCATGAGTTTAagtggagagagaaagaaagagagcagTCCCACATCGATGTGGAGATAGAAGAGGGATCGAAGTGGGTTATATAAAAACACGAAAGGAAGACTGAAGAAAGCATGATCCTTCAGGCAGAAACGGGATGTGATGAGTGGTCAGTATTCGCAATAATTATGCGAGAGATGGGTGTCCGCCCCAAAGCCTGGTTACGACAATTGGGCACCCTAATCTTTGTACCATCTGATCCCTATTCTCAATAAACACCAAACACTAtttcagttttattttattttttttattttttgtttttaattgtttaaccAGAAAACAAATAGCTGGGAcaaagtatttttttaatcgtCAGTTCAAATGCTTAGCATTGAATGGATTTTCTTATTAGTCTATCTATTTAATGGCCGTATCACAGAGACTTGGCGTTCGTGTTGTTTTTGTGTCAACTCATTTTTCTTAACGAGTTAACACGACACGATAAGAAAACGAGTTTAAAATGTCAAACACGAACATGATCCGTTACAATTCGCGAATCACACGACACAATATGATAATCtgttaataatttaaaaaaataaataaaacaaaaacagaaattttaaacaattaaaaaatcaatcggtaccaaaaataaaaaataaaataaaatagtatgAGACTCTCAAgttgagagaagaagagagctCAAAGGTTGCTCGgttttgaagagagagagagagagagagagagagagagagagagagagagagagagagagagagaaggaaagaaaataagatataTAGCCCTTGAGCTTAACGGGTTAACGGGTATTCACAAATTGACATGACACGACACGATAGCTTATCGGATGGCTAATGGGTCAACACGATAACCCATATCCaaatactgaaatttttttgtgaattccTGTTGTGTTAACCGGTCGTATACAATATTGCCAAGTCTAATCACACACGGGCAACTTGGTTTGATCCTAAAGAAAGTTAAGGTTCCACGTCATTCAATATGTTATCCACATGTTAGACTTGAAAATTCGTCATACGTATAAGAGCGTGTGAGAAAGTGAAGGTGAaaatgtcccacattgaaaagttGGAAAACCTTGCAAGGGCTAGAGTTGGGCTACTCTcattgccaattgattttgggtGAAACCTTAACTTCTTTCATGGTATAAATATATCATTATCTAATGGGTGGCTGAAATTAGAATGTCTGTTATGTCAACAAAATTTGCatgagactttggaaaaggccGAAGgtgagagaaattttttaaaagaagccaaaatgaataaaattgccctgatttatttttggatttcctaagaaatcctttacatttacatgtctttggtttgaaagttaaaagatttttgtcttttttgaaatttttttgacttttttcaaaagtgaaagtttttttataactaaaacctaaatttacttacaTGGATTTAAACAGACCTTGAAGTTGAGCTACCCATTTGCAACATCAGTATAAAAGAATTCCCGTATATGCATAAATAAATAGGTGCTACCATGTTGACGttgataacaaaaaattaggaaCCACCATAACAGGTGTATATATACAATAAAACAAATAGCTCGCctgaatacatatatacagagGGGAATGGATATGATTAACTAAATATTGGatttttgagaagaaaaacaaatgcgTGATTGGAAATTTGAAACTGAAGTCTCTCAATATCTTGAATCTATCCCATCCATAACATCCAAGGCATTAGTCTGATCCGAGTTTCGTCTTGCACTCAACTCCCTTGATGGGGAACTCCCAGTGCTCTTGCTCAAAGACCAAACTCCAGTTCCTTTCTTCTTGGCAATACTAAATTCCTGACTTTTACTAACTCCGGGAACCCTTTTCACCCTCCCAAGGACCTCATCTAACAAGTTTCGATCTTCTTCTGAAAGTTGAATTCTTGGGGGCTTAGTGCTGTTGGTATTGGATACAAATCCCTGCATCTTGGAGTGAATATCCAATCCTCTACGAGTCGGGGACCGTATAGGCAAAGCCTTCAAACCACCATGATCTCCATGCCTTACAAGGTTGATCAGATGGTGAAGCCATGTCACTAGTTCAAGGATGTAGACATCCGTCTTTTGCTTGTCTGCATGATATAGTGTCTGGAGTCGGATCAAGTTAATCTCAGAGGATGAATTCTTACCAAACTCAAGTCTgtcaaaagagagaaataaaatCAGAATCATCATATGCATTTTACTGATAAGATGCATCTTATACTTTCAATATCAATTGTATCAGAAcatattgagagagagaggccttGACTGACCCAGAGTTTGCCCATTCTCCAACCCAACCAAAACCTTGATGTGCTCTGCCACAAATTGCAACATCAGAAAAAACAGACATG
This window encodes:
- the LOC18789866 gene encoding chaperone protein dnaJ 11, chloroplastic, whose amino-acid sequence is MTSISSSSFTCSSPLFSAAGFANDSLRSPPSSITYRPLRVSASCTSTVDRPRTRTGSSSSLYEVLGIHTSATCQEIKSAYRKLARVVHPDVATDGQTSADEFMKVHEAYSTLSDAQKRADYDRMMLISRPRSSYSYATTMSASAAGRRWETDQCW
- the LOC18789104 gene encoding uncharacterized protein LOC18789104, whose protein sequence is MAQMGRLLVRQWPVLQQHCCTFHHLLYSPLLPVTTKTGSHRFSLTKVHLATRGVHKLLRGLRPSDYQDANIGSSGSGSGSDSDSVTYKSRNELKRHARRAVRWAMDLSSFSTPQIKRILRVASLDQDVLDALILVKKFGPDVREGKRRQFNYIGKMLREVEPDLMDALIQATKDSDESKLQALSGPETLSIDDNEEQEEAEETDYEEEEEGSHIDVATRWFDGLINKDVQITNEVYSISNVEFDRQELRKLVRRVHSGLEDKVNSEENGGAKDAARVSAEKSLTRFLCSLAKSSLVIDM